A single window of Coffea eugenioides isolate CCC68of chromosome 7, Ceug_1.0, whole genome shotgun sequence DNA harbors:
- the LOC113777021 gene encoding farnesoic acid carboxyl-O-methyltransferase-like, which translates to MQNIVEAVELKYRSIQVSASLEFQDFFNDLVDNDFKSLPSKMRYFAAAVPDSFHKHLFPKSSLHIAHSSYALHWLSKVPKEVGNQNSSTWNKCKIYCSKTIKEIKEAYFAQFKEDLNRFLNARATEIVGRGLAVFQLAGLRSKWEISAKKESFNLPLHRPSVEKFKMVVE; encoded by the exons ATGCAGAACATTGTTGAAGCAGTGGAGCTTAAGTACAGATCCATCCAGGTGAGTGCATCCTTGGAATTCCAAGACTTTTTCAACGATCTTGTTGACAATGATTTCAAATCCCTCCCTTCAAAGATGCGATACTTTGCTGCAGCAGTTCCTGACTCCTTCCACAAGCATTTATTCCCTAAATCTAGCCTTCATATTGCGCATTCTTCTTATGCACTCCATTGGCTTTCCAAGGTTCCAAAAGAAGTTGGTAATCAAAATTCTTCAACatggaacaaatgcaagatATATTGTTCAAAAACTATAAAAGAAATCAAAGAGGCATATTTTGCTCAGTTTAAGGAAGATCTGAACAGATTTCTGAATGCTAGAGCAACAGAAATTGTTGGACGAGGCCTTGCTGTGTTTCAATTAGCTGGTCTTCGATCGAAATG GGAGATATCAGCCAAGAAAGAGTcattcaacttgcctttgcatCGTCCATCAGTTGAAAAATTTAAGATGGTCGTAGAATGA
- the LOC113777467 gene encoding cytochrome P450 72A13-like, which translates to MEVSTSYMLVPVLGLLGYVIYCFYNLLEMYWLKPKRLEKCLRKQGYKGSPYRLRGDPYEKKLIGEAVSKPIGLNENIVKRTMPHLINTVQTHGKKCFYWNGRFPRVIVTDPELIKEVMNRYSVFHKNFQNYDPIARILFSGLGALEGEPWVKRRRILGRAFHVEKLKLMLPAFHISCVEMLSRWESMVSGKGSMEVEVWREIKDLTGEMLSRTLFGTRFAEAQRILEIINEIAALTMDAISSTYIPGLRFLPTKRNSRLRALDRELRGRVQVIIDQKRKAIIAGEASGDDFLGILVESNLNALKGNNKGEVLTDQDVITESRLFFFGGQETGTNLIVWTMFLLSRFPDWQQRAREEIFQVFGDKMPTYDGLNGLKTVTMILNEVLRLYCLVPEVSRVSAEDTTLGEDFIPEGVEFQMPQVLVHYDPEYWGDDVLEFKPERFAEGISRATKAQGAYFPFTLGVRVCIGDNFVLLEAKMAMSLILRSFALELSPSYVHAPINRITTNPQYGVHLILRKL; encoded by the exons ATGGAAGTTTCCACGAGCTACATGCTTGTTCCCGTCCTGGGATTGTTAGGCTATGTCATTTACTGCTTTTATAATTTGTTGGAGATGTATTGGTTGAAGCCAAAGAGGCTTGAGAAATGTCTCAGGAAACAAGGCTACAAAGGCAGTCCCTATAGGCTCCGAGGAGACCCGTATGAGAAAAAGTTGATCGGGGAAGCTGTATCCAAGCCTATTGGACTTAATGAAAATATAGTAAAACGCACCATGCCCCATCTTATCAACACTGTCCAAACTCACG GAAAAAAATGTTTCTATTGGAATGGAAGATTTCCAAGAGTGATTGTGACAGATCCAGAACTAATCAAAGAAGTCATGAATAGGTACAGCGTGTTTcacaaaaatttccaaaattatgATCCAATTGCCAGAATCCTTTTCTCTGGACTCGGCGCCTTAGAAGGGGAGCCATGGGTCAAGCGCAGAAGGATCCTCGGCCGTGCTTTCCACGTTGAGAAATTAAAG CTTATGCTGCCTGCATTTCATATCAGCTGCGTGGAGATGTTGAGCAGATGGGAGAGTATGGTATCCGGGAAGGGTTCAATGGAGGTGGAAGTGTGGCGAGAAATTAAGGATTTAACAGGAGAGATGCTCTCAAGAACACTCTTTGGGACTAGGTTTGCAGAAGCACAAAGAATCCTGGAGATAATCAACGAAATTGCCGCCCTTACTATGGACGCCATTAGTTCAACTTACATTCCAGGATTGAG GTTTCTGCCAACCAAGAGAAACAGTAGGTTAAGAGCATTGGACAGAGAACTAAGAGGTAGAGTACAAGTAATCATTGACCAAAAGAGAAAGGCAATAATAGCAGGAGAAGCATCTGGTGATGACTTCTTGGGTATATTGGTGGAATCCAACTTGAATGCGCTAAAGGGCAACAACAAAGGCGAGGTACTGACTGATCAAGATGTCATAACTGAGAGCAGACTGTTCTTTTTTGGCGGGCAGGAAACCGGCACAAACCTGATTGTGTGGACGATGTTCCTCCTGAGTAGATTCCCTGATTGGCAGCAACGTGCTAGGGAAgaaatttttcaagtttttggGGACAAAATGCCGACCTATGATGGTCTAAACGGCCTAAAAACT GTAACAATGATCTTGAACGAGGTTCTACGATTATATTGCCTAGTACCCGAGGTCTCAAGAGTTAGTGCTGAAGACACAACACTTGGGGAGGATTTCATTCCAGAAGGAGTGGAATTTCAAATGCCACAAGTATTGGTCCACTATGACCCTGAATACTGGGGTGATGATGTTCTGGAATTCAAGCCAGAGAGATTCGCCGAGGGGATATCAAGGGCAACAAAAGCCCAAGGCGCCTACTTCCCCTTCACCTTGGGGGTACGAGTCTGCATTGGGGATAACTTTGTACTCTTGGAGGCAAAAATGGCGATGTCGCTAATTCTACGAAGTTTTGCCCTTGAGCTCTCTCCATCCTATGTCCATGCACCGATTAATCGTATCACTACAAATCCTCAATATGGTGTTCATTTAATCTTGCGCAAAC